The following coding sequences lie in one Candidatus Reconcilbacillus cellulovorans genomic window:
- a CDS encoding potassium:proton antiporter — protein sequence MSTIKESDLPGIGRKYQIDTRAGDRIVVVIHDDGRREIYHFVQEDPDECLSQVTLEDDEARQIAAIIGGMTYKPKALETIEISLDDLVIEWCKIEPNFYCINKTIADLQIRQKTGATVLALVEKHRQKINPGPDDRLLPEMTVVVAGERKQIRSFKHLLQFGNLP from the coding sequence ATGAGTACAATCAAGGAATCCGATTTGCCCGGGATTGGAAGAAAATATCAGATCGACACGCGAGCCGGAGATCGCATCGTTGTGGTGATCCACGACGACGGCCGACGTGAAATTTACCATTTTGTCCAGGAAGACCCGGATGAATGTTTGTCCCAAGTAACGCTGGAAGACGATGAAGCCCGTCAAATCGCCGCCATTATCGGCGGCATGACATACAAGCCGAAAGCGTTGGAGACAATTGAAATTTCGCTCGACGATTTGGTGATCGAATGGTGCAAGATAGAACCCAATTTTTACTGTATCAACAAAACTATAGCCGATCTCCAAATCAGACAAAAAACCGGCGCAACCGTTTTGGCGCTCGTTGAAAAACACCGCCAAAAAATAAATCCGGGACCCGACGATCGTTTGCTGCCAGAGATGACCGTCGTGGTCGCTGGCGAAAGAAAACAGATCCGGTCGTTCAAGCATTTGCTGCAATTCGGAAATTTGCCTTAA
- a CDS encoding glucose-6-phosphate dehydrogenase, with protein sequence MNATGQNGHAAVDAVFLLFGATGDLAKRKLYPALYALWREGRLGRFAVVGLARRPRTDEQFREDVYASIREFARYPADRDGAFAEFARRFSYRSLDVHDVEGFRDLGRHVGCLENEFGIGGNRLFYLALAPELFGPVAKHLRGGGLLDSPGWRRLVIEKPFGYDLESAERLNREVREVFDEEQIFRIDHYLGKEMVQNIEVIRFANAFFEPLWNNRHIANVQITLSETIGVEDRGAYYDQAGALRDMGQNHMLQMVTMMAMEPPSRLEPEDIRDEKVKVLKALRLYTDAADVRSNVVRGQYTAGVVQGKPVRGYREEPNVHPASTTETYFAAKVMVDNFRWAGVPFYIRTGKRLPVKTTEVVVEFKNVPERVHFARKARLEPNLLVFRVNPMEGIYIKINAKQPGAEWSIVPVAMDFCQSCQVGLNTPEAYERLLYDAARGDSTYFTRWDEVALAWKFVDRIAAAWKEGPEDLHFYPAGSWGPDAARELLARDGFRWWPVHGQDEGEVIWTVAR encoded by the coding sequence ATGAACGCAACGGGTCAAAACGGTCACGCGGCGGTCGACGCCGTGTTTCTTCTGTTCGGCGCCACGGGGGATCTGGCGAAGCGCAAGCTGTACCCCGCGCTTTATGCGCTTTGGCGGGAAGGCCGGCTCGGCCGGTTCGCTGTCGTTGGGCTGGCGCGCCGGCCGCGGACGGACGAGCAGTTCCGCGAGGACGTTTACGCGTCGATCCGCGAGTTCGCGCGTTATCCGGCCGACCGCGACGGCGCGTTCGCCGAATTTGCCCGCCGTTTTTCATACCGGTCGCTTGACGTCCACGACGTGGAAGGGTTTCGCGATCTAGGGCGGCATGTCGGCTGCCTGGAAAACGAATTCGGGATCGGCGGCAACCGGCTGTTCTATCTGGCGCTGGCGCCAGAGTTGTTCGGGCCGGTCGCGAAGCATTTGCGGGGCGGCGGGCTGCTGGATTCGCCGGGTTGGCGCAGGCTGGTCATTGAAAAACCGTTCGGCTACGATCTCGAATCGGCGGAGCGGCTGAACCGCGAAGTGCGCGAGGTGTTCGACGAGGAACAGATTTTCCGGATCGACCATTATCTCGGCAAAGAGATGGTGCAGAACATCGAGGTGATCCGGTTCGCCAACGCGTTTTTCGAGCCGCTGTGGAACAACCGGCACATCGCCAACGTGCAAATCACGCTCAGCGAGACGATCGGCGTCGAGGACCGCGGCGCGTATTACGACCAGGCCGGCGCGCTGCGCGACATGGGCCAGAACCATATGCTCCAGATGGTGACGATGATGGCGATGGAACCGCCGAGCCGTCTGGAGCCCGAGGACATTCGCGATGAAAAAGTCAAGGTGCTGAAGGCGCTGCGGCTGTACACCGACGCCGCGGACGTCCGGAGCAACGTCGTGCGTGGCCAGTACACAGCCGGCGTCGTGCAGGGCAAGCCGGTGCGCGGTTACCGCGAGGAGCCGAACGTCCATCCCGCGTCGACGACGGAAACATATTTCGCCGCCAAGGTGATGGTCGACAATTTTCGCTGGGCGGGCGTGCCGTTTTATATACGGACCGGCAAGCGGCTGCCGGTCAAGACGACGGAAGTCGTCGTCGAGTTCAAAAACGTGCCGGAGCGCGTCCATTTCGCCCGCAAGGCGCGGCTTGAGCCGAATCTGCTCGTGTTTCGCGTCAACCCGATGGAGGGGATTTACATTAAAATCAACGCAAAACAGCCGGGGGCGGAATGGTCGATTGTTCCGGTAGCGATGGATTTTTGCCAAAGCTGCCAGGTCGGCTTGAACACGCCCGAGGCGTACGAGCGGTTGCTGTACGACGCCGCGCGCGGCGACTCGACGTATTTTACACGATGGGACGAGGTCGCGCTGGCGTGGAAGTTCGTCGACCGGATTGCGGCGGCGTGGAAGGAAGGGCCGGAAGATCTGCATTTTTATCCGGCGGGGTCGTGGGGGCCGGATGCGGCGAGAGAGCTGCTTGCGCGCGACGGGTTCCGGTGGTGGCCGGTGCACGGGCAGGACGAAGGCGAAGTGATCTGGACGGTCGCCCGGTGA
- a CDS encoding cyclase, whose protein sequence is MWKLYDISMDIHPAMRVWKDKDDKRPVFETVSTHAQGKSHETRLRLDAHTGTHVDAPLHMIAGGATIDAIPLEKWMGPARVLDLTGVRDSIGRAELEPHAPQRGEWILLKTRNSFAEGGAFDYGFVFLNAEAAAYLKEAGVRGVGIDALGVERDQPGYPTHRTLLEAGILIAEGLCLKDVPVGSYWLIIAPLRLIGVEAAPARAFLIGAGDGNGR, encoded by the coding sequence GTGTGGAAACTGTATGACATTTCCATGGATATCCATCCCGCGATGCGGGTCTGGAAAGACAAAGACGACAAACGGCCGGTGTTCGAGACGGTGTCGACTCATGCGCAGGGGAAATCGCACGAGACGCGGCTTCGGCTCGACGCGCATACGGGAACGCACGTCGACGCCCCGTTACACATGATCGCCGGCGGGGCGACGATCGACGCGATTCCGCTGGAAAAATGGATGGGACCGGCGCGCGTGCTCGATCTGACCGGCGTGCGCGATTCAATCGGCCGTGCGGAGCTGGAGCCGCATGCGCCGCAGCGCGGCGAATGGATTTTGCTGAAAACACGTAATTCGTTCGCCGAAGGCGGGGCGTTCGATTACGGTTTCGTGTTTCTGAACGCGGAGGCAGCGGCATATCTGAAGGAAGCCGGCGTGCGCGGCGTTGGCATCGACGCGCTCGGCGTCGAGCGCGACCAGCCTGGTTATCCGACGCACCGGACGCTTCTGGAGGCGGGCATTCTGATCGCAGAAGGGCTGTGTCTGAAAGACGTGCCGGTGGGTTCGTACTGGCTCATCATCGCGCCGCTTCGGCTCATCGGCGTGGAGGCGGCACCGGCGCGCGCGTTTCTGATCGGGGCGGGCGATGGCAATGGCCGGTGA
- a CDS encoding cation/H(+) antiporter — MDKVVLEVGVALILIGIASIISKISKFSTIPFLILAGMAVGPHVPKLGFIDLRFINSNDIIAFMGKLGVLFLLFYLGLEFSVSKLAKSGKAILFGGTVYVVVNFTIGLAYGFAAGFPVYESVMTAGMFAVSSTAIVAKILVDLKRTGNPETELILGMILFDDLFLAVFLSIMSGLLLSGAASVAGITGTVLVSIAYMLLFFLIARFGTPVLNRLLNISSNEIFIIVVFSAMIFVAGVSKVLHVAEAIGALLFGLMLSETEHSKRIEQLVVPFRDFFGAIFFFSFGLSIDPRTLDDAAWLAVGAAALTLLGNLLSGLLAGRKAGLTYRASTNIGLTVSARGEFTIIVANLGVTAGLMPLLKPFAALYVLILAVLAPLFAKESKRIYNGLSRVFRWENVRRQTER; from the coding sequence ATGGATAAGGTTGTGCTAGAAGTTGGCGTTGCGTTGATTCTGATCGGCATTGCCTCGATTATTTCCAAGATTTCTAAATTTTCTACTATTCCTTTTCTGATTCTCGCCGGCATGGCGGTCGGGCCGCACGTGCCGAAGCTCGGTTTCATCGACTTGCGGTTTATCAACAGCAACGACATTATTGCGTTTATGGGAAAACTGGGAGTGTTGTTTCTCCTTTTTTATCTCGGACTTGAATTTTCCGTCAGCAAACTGGCCAAATCGGGAAAAGCGATTCTTTTCGGCGGCACGGTTTATGTCGTCGTCAATTTTACGATCGGCCTTGCTTACGGTTTCGCAGCGGGATTCCCCGTTTACGAATCCGTGATGACGGCGGGGATGTTCGCCGTATCGTCGACGGCGATCGTGGCGAAAATTTTGGTGGATCTGAAACGCACCGGGAATCCGGAGACCGAATTGATTCTGGGCATGATTTTGTTCGACGATCTTTTCTTGGCGGTCTTCCTGTCGATCATGTCGGGGCTTCTGCTCAGCGGCGCCGCATCGGTCGCCGGCATTACGGGAACCGTCCTTGTCTCGATCGCCTATATGCTGCTGTTTTTCCTGATCGCCCGGTTCGGAACCCCGGTCTTGAACCGACTGCTCAACATCAGTTCGAACGAAATTTTCATCATCGTCGTTTTTTCCGCCATGATTTTCGTGGCAGGAGTTTCCAAAGTTCTCCATGTGGCGGAAGCCATCGGCGCCCTGCTGTTCGGATTGATGCTGTCGGAAACGGAACACAGCAAGCGAATCGAACAGCTCGTCGTTCCGTTTCGAGATTTTTTCGGCGCGATCTTTTTCTTCAGTTTCGGATTGAGCATCGACCCGCGCACCTTGGACGACGCGGCCTGGCTGGCCGTCGGGGCAGCCGCGCTGACACTGCTGGGCAACCTCCTGTCCGGTCTGCTGGCGGGCCGCAAAGCCGGACTGACTTACCGGGCATCTACCAATATCGGGCTGACAGTATCCGCCCGCGGGGAATTCACCATCATTGTGGCCAATCTCGGCGTCACCGCCGGGCTGATGCCTTTGCTGAAACCGTTCGCCGCCCTGTATGTGCTGATTTTGGCCGTCCTTGCGCCTTTATTTGCAAAGGAATCGAAACGCATTTATAATGGCTTAAGCCGCGTCTTTCGTTGGGAAAACGTCCGCCGCCAAACGGAGCGTTAA